One window of the Populus trichocarpa isolate Nisqually-1 chromosome 9, P.trichocarpa_v4.1, whole genome shotgun sequence genome contains the following:
- the LOC7481504 gene encoding uncharacterized protein LOC7481504, whose product MGGGSLLTKRAAAATNQTLSLFKRLSPFTILLKTLTTSSSSSAASAQNPKHETSMPKRRKKKNLFEVAQFLPQWGIGYHLAKSHWANVSYEITKINLYKDGRHGKAWGIAHKDGLPIADAPKKISGVHKRCWKYIPSLAKSIESKKSSPKSTEAAAKTEVQAA is encoded by the exons ATGGGCGGTGGCAGTCTCCTCACCAAGAGAGCAGCAGCAGCTACAAATCAAACACTAAGCTTATTCAAAAGACTATCACCATTCACCATCTTGCTAAAAACCCTaactacttcttcttcttcttctgcagcCAGTGCTCAAAACCCTAAACATGAAACATCCATGCCGAAacgaagaaagaagaagaacctCTTCGAGGTGGCTCAGTTCTTGCCTCAATGGGGTATCGGATACCACTTGGCTAAATCTCATTGGGCCAATGTATCTTACGAGATCACCAAAATCAATCTCTACAAG GATGGTAGGCATGGAAAAGCATGGGGGATAGCTCACAAAGACG GATTACCAATTGCCGATGCTCCCAAGAAGATAAGTGGAGTTCACAAGCGATGCTGGAAGTACATTCCAAGCTTAGCAAAATCAATTGAAAGCAAGAAAAGCTCACCAAAATCAACAGAAGCTGCTGCAAAGACCGAAGTTCAGGCAGCCtaa
- the LOC7481503 gene encoding tubulin beta-2 chain, protein MREILHIQGGQCGNQIGAKFWEVVCAEHGIDSTGRYQGDSPLQLERINVYYNEASCGRFVPRAVLMDLEPGTMDSVRSGPYGQIFRPDNFVFGQSGAGNNWAKGHYTEGAELIDSVLDVVRKEAENCDCLQGFQVCHSLGGGTGSGMGTLLISKIREEYPDRMMLTFSVFPSPKVSDTVVEPYNATLSVHQLVENADECMVLDNEALYDICFRTLKLTTPSFGDLNHLISATMSGVTCCLRFPGQLNSDLRKLAVNLIPFPRLHFFMVGFAPLTSRGSQQYRALTVPELTQQMWDSKNMMCAADPRHGRYLTASAMFRGKMSTKEVDEQMLNVQNKNSSYFVEWIPNNVKSTVCDIPPTGLQMASTFIGNSTSIQEMFRRVSEQFTAMFRRKAFLHWYTGEGMDEMEFTEAESNMNDLVSEYQQYQDATADEEGEYEEEEEGDEYQQDYQ, encoded by the exons ATGCGCGAGATCCTTCACATTCAAGGCGGGCAATGCGGCAACCAAATAGGAGCCAAGTTCTGGGAAGTCGTCTGCGCAGAACACGGCATAGACTCCACCGGCCGTTACCAAGGCGACTCCCCTCTCCAGCTTGAAAGAATCAATGTGTATTACAATGAAGCTAGTTGCGGTCGGTTTGTTCCTCGTGCTGTCCTCATGGATTTGGAGCCTGGAACCATGGACAGCGTCAGATCTGGTCCCTATGGTCAGATCTTCAGACCTGACAACTTCGTTTTCGGCCAATCTGGTGCTGGAAACAACTGGGCTAAAGGTCACTACACTGAAGGCGCTGAACTCATCGATTCTGTCCTCGATGTTGTTCGAAAAGAAGCCGAGAATTGTGACTGCTTACAAG GGTTTCAAGTGTGTCATTCTCTTGGAGGTGGAACCGGGTCTGGAATGGGAACCCTATTGATATCGAAGATTAGAGAAGAATACCCAGATAGAATGATGTTGACATTCTCCGTGTTTCCTTCTCCAAAGGTGTCTGATACAGTTGTTGAGCCTTATAATGCTACTTTGTCTGTTCATCAACTTGTCGAGAATGCTGACGAGTGTATGGTTCTCGATAACGAGGCCTTGTATGATATCTGTTTCAGGACTCTGAAACTCACCACTCCTAGCT TTGGTGACTTGAATCATCTGATATCTGCAACAATGTCTGGGGTTACATGCTGCTTGAGGTTCCCTGGTCAGTTGAACTCTGACCTGAGAAAACTTGCAGTGAACTTGATACCGTTCCCTCGTCTTCACTTTTTCATGGTGGGTTTTGCACCACTCACATCCCGTGGCTCGCAGCAGTACAGAGCTTTGACAGTTCCAGAACTCACTCAACAAATGTGGGATTCGAAGAACATGATGTGTGCGGCTGATCCGCGACATGGACGCTATCTAACAGCATCAGCCATGTTCCGTGGCAAGATGAGTACAAAAGAAGTAGATGAGCAGATGCTGAACGTGCAGAACAAGAACTCTTCTTACTTTGTTGAGTGGATTCCAAACAATGTAAAGTCAACTGTGTGTGATATCCCGCCTACTGGTCTTCAGATGGCATCCACATTTATTGGCAATTCAACATCTATACAGGAGATGTTTAGGAGGGTTAGTGAGCAATTTACTGCCATGTTTAGGAGGAAGGCTTTCTTGCATTGGTATACTGGGGAAGGAATGGATGAGATGGAGTTCACTGAGGCGGAGAGTAACATGAATGATCTGGTTTCTGAGTATCAGCAATACCAAGATGCAACAGCTGATGAGGAAGGAGAGtacgaggaggaggaggaaggagaTGAATATCAGCAAGACTATCAgtag
- the LOC18102016 gene encoding chromatin modification-related protein eaf-1 has product MGFDNECIPNIQSLSGEYFCPVCRLLVYPNEALQSQCTHLYCKPCLTYVVSTTRACPYDGYLVTEADSKPLIESNNVLAETIGKITVHCLYHRSGCPWQGPLSECTSHCSGCAFGNSPVVCNRCGIQIVHSQVQEHAQNCPGVQPQAQPAEGAQDATSTGAPTTGDQAQAAIQTGTTTPQAQTSMTSTPGKDTTQQINATTQAQTAVQAAVPTAEQWYQQQQQYQQYYQQYPGYDPYQQHYQQYYPYQQQAVSQYQQPQVSMHAQVPQPQLQTQPQPQVPVAAQPQNQVQVNPQQQTHLTVQQQSLTQLQAHPPAHGYPPPQAQSNPQPHPIQPLPQHVPQYQHPQLQVQHPQPQIQAQTNSQLHPQKHPVPQPHVQAQPQTLQPLPQSLASQPSQTVNPNLQTQPQHSSVNAVTGHHSYQQPQIHQQMQTGALKHSQGGPQPHSQQPVQMQSQFPQQSSLWPQPQYHAAVQNLQQPGLLPSQGQVPNIPPALQQPIHSHAHQPGLPVQQRPGMQPTPQPMHQQYAQHQQPFSGQPWGAVHNQAHQQGPYVQQQQQQLHPLTQLRPQGLPQSFQQPSHAYPHPQQNVLLPHGAHPHQAKSLAVGPGLPAQSYPQSASGMQVRSIQIGANQQSGNILKTNNQVELSSDQQSGVSSRQRQGDIEKGAEGELSAQKTIKKELNDLDAGLAADASEMKTIKSESDLKQVDDKNKPTGEAKDVPESLAAANGESSIKQVKEEHRDGADEQNDVSNADHEKVELSVSEHKDGPLLETAPSHLEEQIMKLQKDKTPTYQSFGGFPPNGHVQSQSVSAVDQGKLEPLPIHHGPSAAQQRPVGPSLVQASPLGPPHHMQLPGHPPTQHGRLGPGHVPSHYGPPQGAYPHAPAPPSQGERTPSHVHEATMFANQRPKYPDGRQGTYSNVVGMNGAQGPNSDRFSSLPDEHLNPFPRGPAHHNVHQGEFEEDLKHFPRPSHLDTEPVPKSSSHFPSSRPLDRGPRGFGVDGAPRPLDKGSHGFNYDSGLNMEPLGGSAPPRFFPPYHHDKALHPSDAEVSLGYHDSLAGRSDFARTRPGFLGPPIPGYDHRHMDNLAPRSPVRDYPGMPTRRFGALPGLDDIDGRDPHRFGDKFSSSLRDSRFPVFPSHLRRGELEGPGNLHMGEHLSGDLMGHDGRPAHLRRGEHLGPRNLPSHLWVGEPGNFGAFPGHARMGELAGPGNFYHHQLGEPGFRSSFGGNYAGDLQFFDNSRKRKPSMGWCRICKVDCETVEALDLHSQTREHQKMALDMVVTIKQNAKKHKSTPSHHSSLEDKSKSRNASFEGRGNKH; this is encoded by the exons ATGGGATTTGATAATGAGTGCATACCTAACATTCAATCTCTTTCTGGAGAGTATTTTTGTCCCGTTTGTCGCCTTCTTGTGTACCCAAATGAAGCATTACAATCACAATGCACTCACTTGTACTGCAAACCCTGTTTGACATATGTCGTCAGCACTACCCGAGCCTGCCCCTATGACGGCTACCTTGTGACAGAAGCAGATTCCAAG CCTCTTATTGAATCGAACAATGTACTTGCTGAAACCATTGGCAAGATAACTGTCCATTGTTTATATCATAGGAGTGGGTGCCCCTGGCAGGGTCCTCTGTCTGAGTGCACATCTCATTGCTCGGGATGTGCCTTTGGTAATTCTCCTGTAGTTTGCAACAGGTGTGGAATTCAAATTGTGCATAGTCAAGTGCAGGAACATGCTCAAAATTGTCCA GGTGTGCAGCCTCAAGCGCAACCTGCTGAGGGTGCCCAAGATGCAACAAGCACAGGCGCACCAACTACTGGTGATCAGGCTCAGGCTGCCATTCAAACAGGAACAACAACTCCCCAGGCTCAAACTTCTATGACCTCAACTCCTGGAAAAGATACCACCCAACAAATCAACGCAACTACCCAGGCCCAGACTGCAGTACAGGCTGCGGTGCCCACTGCAGAACAGTGGTATCAACAGCAACAGCAATATCAGCAGTACTACCAGCAGTATCCTGGATATGACCCGTATCAACAGCATTATCAGCAGTACTATCCATATCAACAGCAAGCAGTTTCACAATACCAGCAACCACAGGTGAGCATGCATGCTCAAGTCCCCCAACCCCAGCTGCAGACCCAACCTCAACCTCAAGTACCCGTTGCTGCTCAACCTCAGAACCAGGTACAAGTGAATCCACAGCAACAAACTCACCTTACAGTTCAGCAACAATCTCTGACCCAACTGCAGGCACATCCACCAGCCCATGGCTATCCACCTCCTCAGGCTCAATCCAATCCACAACCCCACCCTATTCAGCCTCTTCCACAGCACGTGCCTCAATATCAGCATCCTCAATTGCAGGTGCAGCATCCACAGCCCCAAATTCAGGCACAGACTAATTCTCAGCTTCACCCTCAAAAGCATCCTGTTCCTCAACCCCATGTACAAGCTCAGCCACAAACACTCCAGCCCCTTCCACAATCCCTGGCTTCTCAGCCCAGCCAGACTGTTAATCCTAATCTCCAGACCCAGCCTCAGCATTCTTCAGTCAATGCAGTGACAGGCCATCATTCTTATCAACAGCCCCAGATTCACCAACAAATGCAGACAGGAGCCCTAAAACACTCTCAAGGTGGACCTCAACCTCATTCACAACAGCCTGTTCAAATGCAGAGTCAGTTCCCTCAACAATCATCTTTATGGCCTCAGCCACAATATCATGCTGCAGTTCAAAACCTGCAGCAACCAGGTTTGCTGCCTTCACAAGGTCAAGTCCCAAACATTCCTCCTGCACTACAACAGCCAATTCATTCTCATGCACATCAACCTGGACTTCCTGTTCAACAACGTCCTGGTATGCAGCCAACTCCGCAACCAATGCATCAGCAATATGCACAGCACCAGCAGCCTTTTTCTGGGCAACCATGGGGTGCAGTTCACAATCAAGCACATCAGCAAGGTCCTTatgtgcagcagcagcagcagcagctgcatCCACTGACTCAACTACGCCCCCAAGGATTACCCCAGTCATTCCAGCAACCTTCTCATGCCTATCCACATCCCCAGCAAAATGTTCTATTACCGCATGGTGCACATCCCCATCAAGCTAAAAGTCTTGCAGTAGGGCCTGGATTACCTGCACAGTCATATCCACAATCTGCCTCTGGTATGCAGGTCAGGTCGATTCAGATTGGTGCGAACCAGCAATCTGGAAATATTCTTAAGACAAATAACCAAGTTGAATTATCTTCTGACCAACAATCAGGGGTTAGTTCTAGACAAAGGCAAGGTGATATTGAGAAAGGTGCAGAAGGTGAGTTGTCTGctcaaaaaactattaaaaaggaattaaatGATTTGGATGCTGGTCTTGCAGCTGATGCAAGTGAGATGAAAACCATAAAATCTGAAAGCGACTTGAAGCAAGTGGATGACAAAAATAAACCCACAGGTGAAGCTAAGGATGTTCCAGAATCACTTGCAGCAGCAAATGGAGAGTCTTCAATTAAGCAGGTGAAAGAAGAGCATAGAGATGGTGCTGATGAGCAAAATGATGTTTCTAATGCTGACCACGAAAAGGTGGAGCTCTCTGTTTCAGAACACAAGGATGGTCCTCTGCTGGAAACTGCCCCGTCTCACCTTgaagaacaaattatgaaattgcaGAAGGACAAAACTCCGACTTATCAAAGTTTTGGAGGCTTTCCTCCAAATGGTCACGTGCAATCTCAATCAGTTTCAGCTGTTGACCAGGGAAAGCTAGAGCCTCTTCCAATTCATCACGGGCCCTCTGCTGCTCAACAAAGGCCTGTTGGACCTTCATTGGTGCAAGCATCTCCTCTTGGACCTCCACATCACATGCAATTGCCTGGGCATCCTCCAACTCAACATGGGCGTTTAGGTCCTGGACATGTACCAAGTCATTATGGTCCTCCTCAAGGGGCCTATCCTCATGCACCCGCACCCCCATCTCAAGGTGAGCGAACTCCTTCACATGTCCATGAAGCCACCATGTTTGCAAATCAGAGGCCGAAATATCCAGATGGTAGACAAGGCACGTACTCAAATGTGGTGGGAATGAATGGGGCCCAAGGCCCTAATTCAGATAGGTTCAGCTCTTTACCAGATGAGCATTTGAATCCCTTTCCACGTGGCCCAGCACATCACAATGTTCATCAAGGAGAGTTTGAAGAAGATCTGAAGCATTTCCCCAGGCCCTCTCATTTGGACACCGAACCTGTTCCAAAATCTAGTAGTCACTTTCCCTCATCCAGACCTCTTGATAGGGGTCCTCGTGGTTTTGGTGTGGACGGAGCACCAAGACCTCTTGACAAGGGATCCCATGGTTTTAATTATGATTCAGGGTTGAACATGGAACCACTGGGTGGCTCTGCTCCTCCAAGATTCTTTCCTCCCTATCATCATGATAAAGCATTGCATCCCAGTGATGCGGAAGTATCATTAGGTTATCATGACAGTCTAGCAGGCCGATCTGATTTTGCTCGAACTCGTCCTGGTTTTCTTGGGCCCCCTATTCCTGGATATGATCACCGTCATATGGATAATTTGGCACCAAGAAGTCCAGTTAGGGATTACCCTGGCATGCCTACACGGAGATTTGGTGCCCTTCCAGGCCTAGATGATATTGATGGCAGAGATCCACACCGATTTGGTGATAAATTTTCTAGTTCTCTTCGTGATAGTAGGTTTCCAGTTTTTCCTAGCCATTTGCGCAGGGGTGAGCTTGAGGGTCCTGGTAATTTGCACATGGGTGAGCATTTGAGTGGTGATTTGATGGGACATGATGGTCGGCCTGCCCATTTGCGGAGGGGTGAACATTTGGGTCCTCGTAACCTGCCTAGTCATTTGTGGGTGGGAGAGCCAGGTAACTTTGGTGCTTTCCCTGGTCATGCACGAATGGGAGAATTGGCTGGGCCAGGGAACTTCTATCATCATCAACTTGGTGAGCCTGGATTTAGAAGCAGCTTTGGTGGAAACTATGCA GGCGACTTGCAGTTTTTTGATAATTCTAGAAAGAGAAAACCAAGCATGGGATGGTGTCGTATATGTAAAGTTGACTGCGAAACAGTTGAAGCCCTGGACTTGCATTCACAAACGAGGGAGCACCAAAAGATGGCTCTAGATATGGTTGTAACCATCAAACAGAATGCAAAGAAGCATAAATC AACTCCCAGTCATCATTCCTCACTTGAAGATAAAAGCAAGTCAAGGAATGCAAGTTTCGAGGGACGTGGGAATAAACATTAA
- the LOC7468593 gene encoding neutral ceramidase 1 — MEFYPLSNLYLQRPIWFLISLVFLLLLLLNGRVVLSDPNYLIGLGSYDITGPAADVNMMGYANTEQIASGIHFRLRARSFIVAQPQGNRVVFVNLDACMASQLVTIKVIERLKARYGDLYTEKNVAISGIHTHAGPGGYLQYVVYIVTSLGFVRQSFDALVDGIEKCIIQAHENLQPGSIFVNKGEILDAGVNRSPSAYLNNPAEERSKYKYDVDKEMTLLKFVDAKWGPVGSFNWFATHGTSMSRTNSLISGDNKGAAARFMEDWFRHSGIGNLYSDEGVADGIPRRVSNIIPGLHDNHHKLLELAASFQSPPGRPATKILSVARRVRGALRQADKPGFVSAFCQSNCGDVSPNVLGAFCTDTGLPCDFNHSTCGGKNELCYGRGPGYPDEFESTRIIGERQLKKAVDLFNTASEKLNGKVDYRHSFIDFSQLEVTLPKQGGGSEVVKTCPAAMGFGFAAGTTDGPGAFDFKQGDDKGNAFWRLVRNLIKTPGKEQVDCQHPKPILLDTGEMKKPYDWAPSILPIQILRVGQLVILSVPGEFTTMAGRRLRDAVKTVLMSGGNKKFNSNVHVVIAGLTNTYSQYVTTIEEYEMQRYEGASTLFGPHTLSAYIQEFKKLAAALTSGQSVEPGPQPPDLLDKQISLLTPVVMDATPPGVHFGDCSSDVPLNSTFKRGDTVKVVFWSACPRNDLMTEGTFSLVEILQGKDNWFPAYDDDDFCLLFKWSRPSKLSTRSHATMEWRIPQSANPGVYRMKHFGAAKSLLGSIRHFTGSSSAFVVT, encoded by the exons ATGGAGTTTTATCCTCTTTCGAATCTTTATCTTCAAAGACCAATTTGGTTCTTGATTTCTTTAGTattcttgctgctgctgctgctaaatGGTAGAGTAGTGTTATCTGATCCCAACTACTTAATTGGGCTTGGAAGCTATGACATCACTGGACCAGCTGCTGATGTTAACATGATGGGTTATGCTAACACAGAACAGATTGCTTCTGGGATTCACTTCAGGTTGCGAGCTCGTTCTTTTATTGTGGCTCAGCCCCAAGGGAACCGTGTTGTGTTTGTTAATCTTGATGCTTGTATGGCCTCTCAACTTGTCACTATTAAAGTTATTGAGAGGTTGAAGGCAAG GTATGGTGACCTCTATACTGAAAAGAATGTTGCTATTAGTGGCATTCATACTCATGCTGGTCCTGGGGGGTATCTTCAGTATGTTGTGTATATTGTGACATCTCTTGGATTTGTGCGTCAATCATTCGATGCGCTTGTTGATGGCATTGAGAAATGCATAATTCAAGCTCATGAAAATCTCCAACCCGGATCGATTTTTGTGAATAAGG GAGAGATCTTAGATGCCGGTGTAAATCGCAGCCCCAGTGCATATCTTAATAATCCTGCTGAAGAGCGCAGCAAATACAAGTATGATGTTGACAAAGAAATGACCCTTTTGAAGTTTGTAGACGCTAAGTGGGGTCCAGTAGGTAGCTTCAATTGGTTTGCAACCCATGGAACTTCTATGAGTCGCACAAACTCGTTGATAAGTGGGGATAACAAGGGGGCAGCAGCACGATTTATGGAAGACTGGTTTCGGCACAGTGGTATTGGAAACTTGTATTCTGATGAAGGTGTAGCTGATGGAATCCCTCGAAGAGTCTCGAATATTATCCCAGGCTTGCATGATAATC ACCATAAGCTACTGGAGCTTGCAGCATCCTTCCAGTCTCCTCCTGGCCGACCTGCAACAAAGATTCTTAGTGTTGCAAGGCGTGTCAGGGGTGCTCTCAGGCAGGCTGACAAACCTGGATTTGTGTCTGCATTTTGCCAATCAAACTGTGGTGACGTTAGCCCCAATGTGCTAGGAGCTTTCTGTACAGACACTGGACTGCCTTGTGATTTCAATCACAGTACCTGTGGTGGGAAGAATGAGTTGTGCTATGGCCGAGGGCCAGG TTACCCTGATGAATTTGAAAGTACCCGTATCATTGGTGAGAGGCAACTAAAAAAAGCTGTGGATCTTTTCAACACAGCATCAGAGAAattaaatggaaaggttgattaTCGCCACTCTTTTATAGACTTCTCCCAGCTGGAAGTGACACTTCCCAAACAGGGAGGAGGTTCTGAGGTAGTAAAAACATGTCCTGCTGCAATGGGTTTTGGATTTGCTGCTGGAACAACAGATGGACCTGGAGCTTTTGATTTCAAGCAAGGAGATGACAAG GGAAATGCCTTCTGGAGACTGGTGCGCAACTTAATAAAAACACCAGGAAAGGAACAAGTTGATTGCCAGCATCCAAAGCCCATCTTGCTTGATACTGGTGAAATGAAGAAACCATATGATTGGGCG CCCTCTATCCTTCCAATCCAGATTCTCCGTGTAGGGCAGCTAGTCATCCTTAGTGTACCTGGAG AATTTACAACCATGGCTGGGAGGCGTCTTAGAGATGCTGTCAAGACAGTGCTCATGAGTGgtgggaataaaaaatttaacagtaATGTTCACGTTGTTATAGCAGGATTGACTAACACCTATTCACAGTACGTGACTACCATTGAAGAGTACGAAATGCAGAGATATGAG GGTGCCTCCACGCTCTTTGGGCCACACACTCTCAGTGCCTACATTCAGGAGTTCAAGAAGCTTGCAGCTGCTCTTACCAGTGGCCAGTCGGTCGAGCCCGGTCCACAACCCCCTGATCTTCTGGATAAACAAATAAGCTTACTTACACCAGTTGTAATGGATGCAACCCCACCTGGTGTCCATTTCGGTGATTGCAGCTCTGATGTACCCCTGAACTCCACTTTCAAAAGAGGCGATACAGTCAAAGTAGTTTTCTGGTCAGCTTGCCCAAGGAATGACCTGATGACAGAAGGTACCTTTTCCCTTGTGGAGATCCTCCAAGGAAAGGACAACTGGTTCCCAGCATATGACGATGATGATTTCTGCCTTCTCTTCAAGTGGTCGAGACCTTCAAAACTGAGTACTCGTAGTCATGCAACCATGGAATGGAGGATCCCGCAGTCTGCCAACCCTGGTGTCTATAGAATGAAACATTTTGGAGCTGCAAAGAGCCTTTTAGGCTCTATTCGCCATTTCACCGGTTCATCAAGTGCTTTTGTTGTGACATGA
- the LOC18102017 gene encoding cytosolic enolase 3 produces the protein MSVQEYLDKHVLSRKIEDAVNAAVRAKTPDPVLFISNHMRKAVPSVITKIKGRQILDSRGIPTVEVDLFTNKGSFRASVPSGHVTGMYEAVELRDGDKGMYLGNSVTRAVKNINEKISEALIGMDPTLQSQIDQAMIDLDKTEKKGELGANAMLAVSIAACKAGAAEKEVPLYKHISDLSSKTNPTLPVPAFTVISGGKHAGNNLAIKEIMILPIGASTFEEALQMGSETYHHLKAVIKEKYGEQGCNVGEDGGFSPNLSSVQEGLNLVKEAISRTGYSEKIKMAIDVAATTFCIGTKYDLDYKFQNKSGQNFKSGDDMIKMYEELCAAYPIVSIEDPFDREDWEHVKRFSDLGLCQVVGDDLLMSNHKRIERAIHESSCTALLLKVNQIGTVTEALEVVKLAKDAHWGVVVSHRSGETEDSFIADLSVGLAMGQIKTGAPCRGERLAKYNQLLRIEEELGDQAVYAGEDWRAT, from the exons ATGTCGGTGCAGGAATACCTAGACAAGCACGTGCTCTCTCGTAAAATCGAAGACGCCGTCAATGCCGCCGTCAGGGCCAAAACTCCCGATCCTGTTCTCTTCATA TCAAATCACATGAGAAAAGCGGTTCCGTCAGTGATAACGAAAATAAAAGGGAGGCAGATCCTGGATAGCAGAGGAATTCCTACTGTTGAAGTTGACTTGTTCACCAACAAAGGCAGCTTCCGTGCTTCTGTTCCTAGCGGTCATGTTACTGGCAT GTATGAAGCTGTAGAACTGAGAGATGGGGACAAAGGAATGTATCTCGGAAACAGTGTGACTAGAGCTGTTAAGAACATTAATGAGAAGATATCTGAAGCACTGATTGGCATGGACCCGACACTTCAGTCTCAAATTGATCAGGCTATGATAGACTTGGACAAAACAGAAAAGAAG GGTGAACTTGGAGCAAATGCTATGTTAGCTGTGTCAATTGCTGCATGCAAAGCTGGAGCCGCTGAAAAGGAG GTTCCACTTTACAAACACATTTCTGATCTTTCCAGCAAAACCAACCCGACTCTTCCTGTCCCAGCCTTCACTGTCATAAGTGGTGGAAAACATGCTGGGAACAATCTAGCCATTAAG GAAATCATGATTCTTCCAATTGGAGCCAGCACATTTGAGGAGGCACTACAAATGGGTTCCGAAACATACCATCATCTAAag GctgttataaaagaaaaatatggtgAACAAGGATGCAATGTTGGTGAAGATGGTGGTTTTTCTCCAAACTTATCCAG TGTTCAAGAAGGATTGAATCTTGTTAAAGAGGCTATCAGCAGAACAGGGTACAGTGAGAAAATTAAGATGGCCATTGATGTCGCTGCTACCACCTTTTGCATAG GTACCAAGTATGATTTGGACTACAAATTCCAAAATAAATCTGGGCAGAATTTCAAGTCAGGAGATGATATGATTAAGATGTACGAAGAACTATGTGCTG CGTACCCGATTGTTTCGATTGAAGATCCATTTGATAGGGAGGATTGGGAACATGTCAAGCGTTTCTCTGACCTTGGACTTTGTCAG GTTGTAGGGGATGACTTATTGATGTCAAATCACAAACGTATTGAAAGAGCAATACATGAGTCCAGTTGCACTGCACTTCTTCTCAAG GTAAATCAGATTGGGACAGTAACAGAAGCCCTTGAAGTGGTGAAGCTGGCAAAGGATGCCCACTGGGGTGTGGTGGTATCTCATAGAAGTGGAGAAACAGAAGATTCTTTTATAGCTGATTTATCTGTTGGCCTTGCCATGGGTCAGATCAAAACAGGCGCTCCTTGCAGGGGAGAGCGACTAGCAAAATACAACCAG